The following is a genomic window from Chitinophaga caseinilytica.
CGGCAGCGGCGGCAACCCGGTGAAAACGGGTACCTACCGCGTTGTGAACCTCGTGGCAGATACCAACGCCACATCCGCCGGAGACGCGGTTTCCCTCTATTACAGCCTCGAAGAGAACAGGGTGATCCCCGCTTCGCAGCGGCAGACCGGGAATTGGGACATCGTGTTTTACGGTATTTACAATTCCAGCGTTTATCCCAATAACGGGAACGCCGTGGGCTCGCCGGGGTTCGGCGGACCGGGAAAGGCGGAGATCGCCGTGATCGTGGACCGCAAGTTCGACGTGGCGTATTATGATACCATTAATTTCAAACCGACGAAACTCCCCATTCCCGCTGCGTTGTGGAGCGAGGCGTATAATAAAGTGACCGCCGTGCCGACGGGCCTTCGGTTCGTTACGCGCGACATCGGGCTCGATCATTTCCTCGGCGGGTTCGATGGCTGGGGGTATTATGATTTCTACGGAAGCCTCTTCCCCGGTAATCCACAGAAGGCGCACGTCGTGTATACGATGCCGCGCGTGATGATCGTCAAAACCCACAAAGGGCGGTACGCCAAACTCATCATGGAAAGCATTTACAAAGACAGTCCGGCGAGCCCCGACCGCACCCACAAGCCCGGTTACATCACGTTCCGTTATTCTATCCAGATGGATGGTTCCACCAACTTAAACATCCCATGAAATACATCTATTCCCTTTTACTGACGGGCGGGCTTTTTGCCTGTACCAGGACGGAAACGATCGACGCCGCGCCCGAGCCGGCGAACCGCATCGAGTCGTTCCGGATCACCAACGTCCAGGGCGATCCAATCGAAGCGGCCATTTCCGACCGCGACGGTACCATCACCCTTTACCTGCCTTCCTATCGGCAGCTGACCATCCTGGAACCGGCGATCATGCTGCCTGTGGGCGCCACCATTTCTCCCGCTTCCGGCACATTGGTGGAAGATGTTTTCGGCGCCATCCGCACCAATCGCAATATCGCGTATACCGTGACGGCGAAAGACGGCAGCAAGCGCGAATACAAACTCCTCATCCGCACCCAGCAGCCCGATGTTACGCTGGAAGAACTGAGCACGGTGGACGATATCCGGGAGTATACCATCAACACGAAAGATCAATATTCCAATTTCGTCATTTACCTGAAAGGGACGGGTTTCCTCGAGAATAATGAATTGATGCGCGTGGCGCCGGTGGATGAATCGGGGAAAGAGCTGCCGGCATTCCTGTTGTCGACCACGCATTTGGGAAGCCTGTACCAGGTGAGCCCCTACCTCGACCTGTCTGGGCAGCTCAAACCCTTGCTGGACGTGCTCCCGGCCACAGGGTTGTATCGCCTGCGGGTGTATGTTTATGGCCGCGTGAAAACATTGCAATATCCCATCCGAATCAACAAACAGTAAAAATGAGAATCGCATATATCATGAGCATCGGCCTGTTGCTGGCCGGGTGCAGGAAGGAAACCGAGCAGGCGCCGTCGCCCCACGCCCGGATCGCAGGATTTACGGTGGAAGCGGGCGGCGAAATGATGTTGGCGGCCATGTCGGGAGACAGTATCGTGGTTTATTGGCCGTCTTACCTGCCGGCGCCGTCGTCTATTCAACCGGTAATTGCCGTGTCTGACGGGGCTGTCGTGCGCCCGGCGTCTGGTGCGGCTGTTCCTTTCCAAACGGGGACGGCGTATACCGTCAAAGCGCAAAGCGGGCTGGAGAAGAAATATTATTTGAAGGTGGTGATGAACCAGGCGCCCATCCAGATCGATGAAACCGGTTCCTATGTGGCGGTCCGCGGAGGGGAATGTGTGGTGGACATCGGATCGTCCATGCGGTATTTCGAGCCAGACGTTACGAAAACCAGCCTCTACATCATTGATACGCCCGGTACAGCCACGAAGCTCGATATTGAATTCTTCAAGCCGCACAACGGCGTTCCCAATATGCGGATCAAGGTACCCGTGGCAGGTGTGAAGCCCGGTGCCTACAAAGTGCGCATCGTCAGCGGCACGCAATCCCGCACCACGGAAAACTACGTGT
Proteins encoded in this region:
- a CDS encoding HmuY family protein, which produces MKTKLLSLLAIVLLAACSKDDAPPKPEEPGGSGGNPVKTGTYRVVNLVADTNATSAGDAVSLYYSLEENRVIPASQRQTGNWDIVFYGIYNSSVYPNNGNAVGSPGFGGPGKAEIAVIVDRKFDVAYYDTINFKPTKLPIPAALWSEAYNKVTAVPTGLRFVTRDIGLDHFLGGFDGWGYYDFYGSLFPGNPQKAHVVYTMPRVMIVKTHKGRYAKLIMESIYKDSPASPDRTHKPGYITFRYSIQMDGSTNLNIP